The following proteins come from a genomic window of Mariniflexile sp. TRM1-10:
- a CDS encoding anhydro-N-acetylmuramic acid kinase — translation MMKDEYKVIGVMSGTSLDGIDFVYATFQFDGTWHFKIIYSETIAYNSEWVENLKGLVSYSLEGLREMDTNYTNYLFMRIKAFINKFEIKDIDAICSHGHTALHQPEKGITYQIGNMPHLAVLLGQTVVCDFRVQDVALGGQGAPLVPIGDKLLFSEYDFCLNLGGFANISTDTGVDRIAYDVCPVNIVLNRYVEQLGLHYDDEGKIASTGTINNELLEKLNSLEFYKANSPKSLGLEWVDKNIFPLIDSFQLEIKDILKTFVEHIAIQLASEINKKSDASVLATGGGVYNTYLINRLEAYSKNEIMIPSKAIVEFKEALIFGFLGVLRLRNEVNSLKSVTGASQNHSSGKIYLP, via the coding sequence ATGATGAAAGACGAGTATAAGGTTATAGGTGTTATGTCAGGAACATCGTTAGATGGGATAGACTTTGTTTATGCAACATTCCAATTTGATGGAACCTGGCATTTTAAAATAATTTATTCTGAAACAATAGCATATAATTCGGAATGGGTGGAAAACCTAAAAGGCTTGGTTTCTTACAGTTTGGAAGGCTTAAGGGAAATGGATACTAATTATACTAATTATTTATTCATGCGAATTAAAGCCTTTATAAATAAATTCGAAATTAAGGATATTGATGCCATTTGCTCGCATGGACATACCGCATTGCATCAACCGGAAAAAGGAATCACCTACCAAATAGGTAACATGCCGCATTTGGCAGTTTTATTAGGACAGACAGTGGTTTGTGATTTCAGGGTGCAAGATGTCGCATTAGGTGGTCAAGGGGCTCCTTTAGTGCCAATAGGCGATAAATTGTTGTTTTCTGAATATGATTTTTGTTTAAACCTAGGTGGATTTGCTAATATTTCTACCGATACCGGTGTTGATAGAATTGCTTACGATGTGTGTCCCGTAAATATTGTTTTAAACCGTTATGTTGAACAGTTAGGGCTCCATTATGATGATGAAGGGAAGATAGCTTCAACAGGAACTATTAATAATGAATTACTTGAAAAACTAAATAGTTTAGAGTTTTATAAAGCCAATTCCCCTAAATCTTTAGGACTCGAATGGGTCGATAAAAATATCTTTCCTCTTATAGATTCCTTTCAATTAGAAATAAAGGATATTTTAAAAACATTTGTAGAACATATTGCTATACAGCTTGCTTCAGAAATAAATAAAAAAAGCGATGCTTCGGTTTTGGCAACTGGAGGAGGTGTTTATAATACCTATTTAATAAACAGGCTTGAGGCATATTCAAAGAATGAAATAATGATCCCATCAAAAGCTATAGTGGAATTTAAAGAAGCCTTAATTTTTGGTTTCTTAGGTGTTTTGAGGCTGCGTAATGAGGTAAATTCTTTAAAAAGTGTTACGGGTGCAAGCCAAAATCACAGTTCTGGTAAAATATATCTTCCTTAA
- a CDS encoding Glu/Leu/Phe/Val dehydrogenase dimerization domain-containing protein, whose amino-acid sequence MKELLKKYEDKAPEIIFNWKDSETEAEGWVVINSLRGGAAGGGTRMRKGLDMNEVLSLAKTMEIKFTVSGPAIGGAKSGINFDPKDPRKKGVLERWYKVVSPLLKSYYGTGGDLNVDETHEVIPITEESGVWHPQEGVFNGHFKPTEADKINRIGQLRQGVIKVIENPVYSPNVSRKYTVADMITGFGVAEAVKHYYNTYGGSVKGKRAVIQGFGNVGAAAAFYLSQMGAKVVGIIDIAGGLINEKGFTFEEITNLFLAKAGNTLVSDNLIPFEEINQKIWSIKTEIFAPCAASRLITIHQIDEMIDSGLEVISCGANVPFADKEIFFGNIMEHTDYRVSLIPDFISNCGMARVFAYFMERRVQMTDEAIFNDTSNKIKEAIENVYNKNQSKTGISATAFEIALSQLI is encoded by the coding sequence ATGAAAGAATTATTAAAAAAGTACGAAGACAAAGCACCCGAAATTATTTTTAATTGGAAGGATTCTGAAACCGAAGCCGAAGGTTGGGTGGTGATAAATTCGTTACGAGGTGGTGCTGCTGGAGGCGGAACACGTATGCGTAAAGGTCTCGATATGAACGAAGTGTTGTCGTTAGCAAAAACCATGGAAATTAAATTTACCGTATCTGGTCCAGCTATTGGAGGTGCTAAGTCTGGAATTAACTTCGACCCTAAAGATCCTCGGAAAAAAGGCGTATTAGAGCGTTGGTATAAAGTCGTTTCCCCACTGTTAAAAAGTTATTACGGTACTGGAGGTGATTTAAATGTTGATGAAACACACGAAGTTATTCCAATAACCGAAGAGAGCGGTGTTTGGCACCCGCAGGAGGGGGTTTTTAATGGCCATTTTAAACCAACCGAAGCCGATAAAATAAACCGCATAGGACAGTTAAGACAAGGGGTTATTAAAGTTATTGAAAATCCAGTCTATTCTCCCAATGTTTCAAGAAAATATACCGTTGCCGATATGATAACTGGTTTTGGCGTAGCCGAAGCCGTTAAACACTATTATAATACCTATGGAGGTTCTGTAAAAGGAAAACGTGCTGTAATTCAAGGATTTGGAAATGTAGGTGCCGCCGCCGCATTTTATTTGTCTCAAATGGGTGCAAAAGTGGTCGGAATTATCGATATTGCGGGCGGTTTAATTAATGAAAAAGGCTTCACTTTTGAAGAGATTACAAACCTGTTTTTAGCTAAAGCAGGAAACACTTTGGTAAGTGATAATTTAATTCCTTTTGAAGAAATTAATCAAAAAATCTGGTCAATTAAAACAGAGATATTTGCGCCTTGTGCAGCATCACGTTTAATTACCATTCATCAAATAGATGAAATGATTGATAGTGGGCTAGAGGTCATTTCTTGTGGTGCGAATGTACCGTTTGCCGATAAGGAAATTTTCTTTGGAAACATTATGGAACATACCGATTATAGGGTAAGCTTGATACCGGATTTTATTTCAAATTGTGGAATGGCCCGGGTGTTTGCCTATTTTATGGAACGCCGTGTTCAAATGACAGATGAAGCCATATTCAATGATACATCGAACAAAATTAAAGAGGCAATAGAAAACGTATATAATAAAAACCAATCTAAAACCGGCATTAGTGCAACTGCTTTTGAAATTGCATTAAGCCAACTTATATAA
- the nhaD gene encoding sodium:proton antiporter NhaD has translation MEAAIILVFVIGYLAITLEHNLKVDKLIPALVMMAISWALISLGLESFPNWFDSAKHSLVEGFAGFAPEEKMHLMEETLLHHLGKTAEILVFLLGAMTIVEIIDYFDGFSTIKDFVKTKKKTKILWLFGFLAFILSAIIDNLTATIVLISILQKIVKDRDIRIWYAGLIIIAANAGGAWSPIGDVTTTMLWIGKKVSTGHLVGYLFIPSFLCMAVPTFIASFLPVFKGNLEIEEAEEETTKSRFSSVMLYLGLGAIVFVPIFKMVTHLPPYVGMMLSLGVVAVFAEMYSSSKFSISDFNRAEESEEHAHYSPVHHSLSKIELPSILFFLGILMAVAALESLGILFEFAASLKEGMPLLGTELHDSGVSDLVMLLLGVGSAVIDNVPLVAASLGMFSEPMDNELWHFVAFSAGTGGSMLIIGSAAGVVAMGMEKIDFFWYLKKISWLAAIGFLVGSAAFMVTRTLF, from the coding sequence ATGGAAGCAGCAATTATTTTAGTATTTGTAATAGGTTATTTAGCAATCACTCTCGAACATAACCTAAAAGTAGATAAACTTATCCCCGCTTTGGTTATGATGGCCATTTCTTGGGCATTAATATCATTAGGATTGGAGAGTTTTCCTAACTGGTTCGATTCGGCTAAACATAGTTTGGTAGAAGGGTTTGCAGGATTTGCACCAGAAGAGAAAATGCATTTAATGGAAGAAACCTTATTGCATCACCTTGGAAAAACAGCTGAGATATTAGTATTCCTTTTAGGAGCCATGACCATTGTTGAGATTATTGATTACTTCGATGGATTTTCTACTATAAAGGACTTCGTGAAAACTAAGAAGAAAACAAAAATATTATGGCTTTTTGGCTTTTTAGCATTCATTTTATCTGCAATTATCGATAACCTTACCGCAACTATTGTGCTTATTTCAATTCTTCAAAAAATCGTAAAAGACAGAGATATACGTATCTGGTATGCAGGTCTAATAATCATTGCGGCCAATGCTGGAGGTGCTTGGTCACCGATAGGCGACGTTACAACGACCATGCTTTGGATTGGTAAAAAAGTATCAACAGGACATTTAGTAGGTTATTTATTTATACCATCATTTTTATGTATGGCAGTACCAACGTTTATAGCATCCTTTTTGCCAGTTTTTAAAGGTAATTTAGAAATTGAGGAAGCAGAAGAAGAAACAACTAAATCAAGATTCAGTAGTGTCATGTTATATTTAGGACTTGGAGCCATTGTATTTGTGCCCATATTCAAAATGGTAACCCATTTACCTCCCTATGTGGGCATGATGTTATCGTTGGGTGTTGTGGCAGTTTTTGCAGAAATGTATAGCTCTTCAAAATTTAGCATAAGTGATTTTAACAGAGCAGAAGAAAGTGAAGAACATGCACACTATAGTCCTGTACACCATTCATTATCTAAAATAGAGTTGCCAAGTATTTTATTCTTTTTGGGTATTTTAATGGCAGTTGCAGCTTTAGAGTCTTTGGGTATTTTATTTGAGTTTGCCGCTTCGTTAAAAGAAGGGATGCCATTGCTAGGTACCGAGTTGCACGATTCTGGGGTATCAGACTTAGTGATGCTATTATTGGGAGTTGGTTCAGCAGTTATAGACAATGTGCCTTTAGTAGCTGCTAGTTTAGGTATGTTCTCAGAGCCTATGGATAATGAGCTTTGGCATTTCGTAGCATTTTCTGCAGGAACTGGAGGTAGTATGTTAATTATAGGTTCTGCAGCAGGTGTCGTTGCTATGGGAATGGAAAAAATTGATTTTTTCTGGTACCTAAAAAAGATTTCATGGCTTGCAGCAATAGGATTCCTTGTGGGGTCGGCCGCATTTATGGTAACTAGAACCTTATTTTAG
- a CDS encoding acyl-CoA dehydrogenase, whose amino-acid sequence MNFNLSEEHIMIRDAARDFAQTELLPGVIERDENQHFPKELVKKMGDLGFLGVMVDPKYGGSGMDAISYVLIMEELSKIDASASVIVSVNNSLVCYGIETFGTEAQKQKYLTKLATGEFIGAFCLSEPEAGSDATSQKTSAIDKGDHYLLNGTKNWITNGGRADVYLVIAQTDKDKGSHGINTFIVEKGTEGFHVGPKENKLGIRGSDTHTLQFNDVKVPKENRIGEDGSGFRFAMKTLSGGRIGIASQALGIASGAYELALKYSKERKAFGTEICNHQAIAFKLADMHTEIEAARHLVMKAAWDKDQDNNYDVSSAMAKLYASKVAMEHTVEAVQIHGGNGFVKDYHVERLMRDAKITQIYEGTSEIQKIVISRSLIKQ is encoded by the coding sequence ATGAATTTTAATCTTTCCGAAGAACACATTATGATACGCGATGCCGCTCGCGATTTTGCTCAAACAGAATTACTACCAGGTGTTATTGAACGTGACGAAAACCAACATTTCCCTAAAGAATTGGTTAAAAAAATGGGGGATTTAGGATTTCTTGGCGTTATGGTCGACCCAAAATATGGTGGTAGTGGTATGGATGCTATATCGTATGTGTTAATTATGGAAGAATTATCAAAAATTGACGCTTCGGCTTCGGTTATAGTGTCTGTTAACAATTCCTTAGTGTGCTACGGCATTGAAACTTTTGGAACTGAAGCACAAAAACAAAAATACTTAACAAAATTAGCAACTGGTGAGTTTATTGGAGCCTTCTGTTTAAGCGAACCCGAAGCTGGTAGTGATGCGACCTCTCAAAAAACCTCAGCTATAGATAAAGGGGATCATTATCTATTAAACGGCACTAAAAACTGGATTACCAATGGTGGACGCGCCGATGTGTATTTAGTCATTGCGCAAACCGATAAGGATAAAGGTTCCCATGGTATTAATACTTTTATAGTTGAAAAAGGAACCGAAGGGTTTCATGTAGGACCAAAAGAAAATAAATTAGGGATTCGCGGAAGCGACACCCACACCTTACAATTTAACGATGTAAAAGTACCCAAAGAAAATCGCATCGGGGAGGATGGCTCAGGATTTAGATTCGCCATGAAAACACTATCTGGAGGTCGTATTGGCATTGCTTCACAGGCTCTAGGCATTGCTTCCGGTGCATACGAATTAGCATTAAAATACTCAAAAGAACGCAAAGCTTTTGGTACCGAAATATGCAACCACCAAGCGATTGCTTTTAAACTGGCAGATATGCATACCGAAATTGAAGCTGCTCGCCATTTAGTAATGAAAGCCGCTTGGGATAAAGACCAAGACAACAATTACGATGTGTCGAGTGCCATGGCAAAATTATACGCATCAAAAGTAGCCATGGAGCACACAGTAGAAGCAGTTCAAATACATGGTGGCAACGGTTTCGTAAAAGATTATCATGTGGAACGATTGATGCGTGACGCTAAAATCACCCAGATTTACGAAGGCACTTCCGAAATTCAAAAAATCGTTATTTCAAGAAGCTTGATAAAACAATAA
- a CDS encoding MotA/TolQ/ExbB proton channel family protein, giving the protein MLNTLLQNTQEGAELLTDAEPVEKTLSIIELISSGGLAGQLIIAVLFLMLVLAIYIYFERLFAIKAASKIDANFMNQIKDHVTHGKVDSAQILCAQVNSPVSRLIGKGISRIGKPLADINTALENAGRLEIYGLEKNVSILATISGAGPMIGFLGTVIGMILAIFELANAGGTIQMDVLASGLYTAMTTTVAGLIVGIVAFMAYNHLVVKTDKVVYQMEANSLEFLDHLNEPS; this is encoded by the coding sequence ATGTTGAATACATTATTACAAAATACCCAAGAAGGCGCCGAGTTACTTACCGATGCTGAGCCTGTAGAAAAAACGCTTTCTATTATAGAATTAATTAGTAGTGGAGGGCTTGCTGGACAACTTATAATTGCCGTATTATTTTTAATGCTTGTTTTGGCAATCTATATTTATTTTGAACGCTTGTTCGCTATAAAAGCAGCGTCAAAAATAGATGCGAATTTTATGAATCAAATTAAAGACCATGTAACGCACGGTAAAGTTGATTCTGCTCAGATACTATGTGCACAGGTTAATTCGCCAGTATCTAGATTAATTGGTAAAGGTATTTCTAGAATAGGAAAACCTCTTGCAGATATTAATACAGCTTTAGAAAATGCTGGAAGATTAGAGATTTATGGATTGGAGAAAAATGTAAGTATCTTAGCGACTATTTCTGGTGCAGGACCTATGATAGGATTTCTTGGTACTGTAATTGGAATGATATTAGCCATATTTGAACTTGCAAATGCAGGAGGCACCATTCAAATGGATGTGTTGGCTAGTGGGCTTTATACGGCAATGACAACTACGGTTGCTGGTTTAATTGTGGGGATTGTTGCTTTTATGGCATATAATCATTTGGTAGTAAAAACCGATAAAGTAGTGTATCAAATGGAAGCGAACTCATTGGAGTTTCTTGATCATTTAAACGAACCATCATAG
- the arsS gene encoding arsenosugar biosynthesis radical SAM (seleno)protein ArsS (Some members of this family are selenoproteins.) produces the protein MIKSLHKRESALANSKRQLEILSNGIFQKGVLPTFKEKISETNEFPLKAKKLEILQINVGYMCNQVCSHCHVDAGPDRKEIMTRETMIQCLNVIKNTGAHTLDLTGGAPEMNPNFRWFVEEASKAGIKDFIVRSNLTIITANKKYNDLPEFFKKHNVHVVSSMPHWTRGKTDKQRGYGVFNASIEALKMLNAVGYGMPENKLRLDLVYNPSGAFLPSNQKSMEKDFKKALLEAFNIHFHNLFAITNLPISRFLDYLIASENYEDYMYALVEAYNPAAVANVMCTNTLSVSWDGYLYDCDFNQMLQLPVNSKVKHISDYNEDLLEGRNIVMSQHCYGCTAGAGSSCQGSVI, from the coding sequence ATGATCAAATCCCTACATAAACGCGAAAGCGCACTAGCAAATAGCAAACGGCAATTAGAAATTTTATCGAATGGTATTTTTCAAAAAGGCGTATTACCAACTTTTAAGGAGAAGATTTCTGAAACAAATGAATTTCCACTTAAAGCTAAAAAACTTGAAATTTTACAAATTAATGTGGGCTACATGTGTAATCAAGTATGCTCGCATTGCCATGTAGATGCAGGTCCAGACCGCAAAGAAATTATGACGCGGGAAACCATGATTCAGTGTTTGAACGTTATAAAAAACACAGGCGCACACACTTTAGACTTAACAGGAGGCGCCCCCGAAATGAATCCAAATTTCCGATGGTTTGTTGAAGAAGCCTCAAAAGCCGGTATAAAAGATTTTATTGTTCGTTCTAATTTAACCATTATTACTGCCAATAAAAAATACAACGATTTGCCTGAATTTTTCAAAAAACACAACGTGCATGTCGTAAGTTCGATGCCCCATTGGACCCGTGGAAAAACCGACAAACAAAGAGGATACGGTGTTTTTAACGCTTCTATTGAGGCATTAAAAATGCTTAATGCTGTTGGTTATGGCATGCCAGAAAACAAGTTGCGATTAGATTTGGTCTACAACCCATCAGGCGCTTTTTTACCAAGCAATCAAAAGTCAATGGAAAAAGATTTTAAAAAGGCACTTTTAGAAGCATTCAATATTCACTTTCATAATTTATTTGCTATAACCAATTTACCTATTAGCAGGTTTTTAGATTATTTAATTGCTTCTGAAAACTACGAAGATTACATGTATGCTTTGGTCGAGGCTTACAATCCCGCAGCAGTAGCAAATGTGATGTGTACCAATACCCTATCTGTAAGTTGGGATGGTTATTTATATGATTGCGATTTCAACCAAATGCTACAACTTCCTGTAAATAGTAAAGTAAAACACATTTCAGATTATAATGAAGACTTATTAGAAGGCAGAAACATCGTAATGTCACAACATTGTTATGGTTGCACCGCAGGAGCAGGAAGTAGTTGCCAAGGCAGTGTGATTTAA
- a CDS encoding TIGR04282 family arsenosugar biosynthesis glycosyltransferase translates to MGILSNSNNDNQEMATHFSSSKKAIIIFTRNPELGQCKTRLAKTIGDTSALEVYKHLLKHTANVAKITNADKFVFYSEAIQKNDFWDASIFRKKLQEGSDLGAKMQNAFTDIFSLGYKKVIIIGSDLLDLKATHINLAFDALNENEFVIGPAKDGGYYLLGMHAMQDTIFKDKAWGTPSVLKETLKNLTDSNYYLLEELNDIDTFEDMKHYQELEKYYIKND, encoded by the coding sequence ATGGGGATTTTAAGCAATAGCAACAATGATAATCAAGAGATGGCTACACATTTTTCTTCTTCTAAAAAAGCCATCATTATTTTTACAAGAAATCCCGAATTAGGGCAATGTAAAACCAGATTAGCCAAAACTATTGGAGACACATCGGCATTAGAAGTTTACAAACATCTTTTAAAACATACCGCAAATGTTGCCAAAATCACGAATGCCGATAAATTTGTATTTTATTCTGAAGCCATTCAAAAAAACGATTTTTGGGACGCTTCCATTTTTAGAAAGAAATTACAGGAAGGATCCGATTTAGGAGCAAAAATGCAAAATGCTTTTACAGACATTTTTTCGTTAGGCTATAAAAAAGTCATTATAATAGGCAGCGATTTACTCGATTTAAAAGCTACACACATAAATTTAGCATTTGATGCCTTAAATGAAAACGAATTCGTTATCGGACCTGCAAAAGATGGTGGTTATTACCTTTTAGGGATGCATGCTATGCAAGACACTATTTTTAAAGACAAAGCTTGGGGAACGCCTTCCGTATTAAAAGAAACCCTGAAAAATTTAACAGATAGCAACTACTATTTACTAGAAGAATTAAACGATATTGATACCTTTGAAGATATGAAACACTATCAAGAACTAGAAAAATATTATATTAAAAATGATTAA
- a CDS encoding purine-nucleoside phosphorylase: MIKYIEETVTYLQDKGFENPEIGIILGTGLGQLTNDIDIIKEVSYNHIPNFPTATVEFHKGKLIYGILEGKKVMVMQGRFHIYEGYSLQDVTYPVRIMEKLGIKTLLISNAAGAINLNFKKGELMLIEDHINLQGSSPLAFKGVELLGERFTDMSAPYNAEINSKFKSIAKAHNMTLHEGVYASVVGPQLETRAEYRMLKIMGADAVGMSTVPEIIVANHLKLKVAAVSVLTDECDPNNLKPVDIAEIIAMAGKAEPNMITLFKELIKTL, translated from the coding sequence ATGATTAAGTACATAGAAGAAACCGTTACGTATTTACAAGACAAAGGATTCGAAAATCCTGAAATAGGCATTATATTAGGCACCGGTTTAGGGCAACTTACAAATGACATCGACATCATAAAAGAAGTTAGCTACAACCACATCCCTAACTTCCCAACAGCCACTGTAGAGTTCCATAAAGGCAAACTCATTTATGGTATTTTAGAAGGCAAAAAAGTCATGGTTATGCAAGGGCGCTTTCACATTTACGAAGGCTACTCGCTACAAGACGTTACCTACCCGGTTCGTATCATGGAAAAATTAGGCATCAAAACCTTATTAATTTCCAATGCAGCAGGAGCCATCAATTTAAATTTCAAAAAAGGCGAACTCATGCTTATTGAAGACCACATTAATCTTCAAGGTAGTTCCCCATTGGCCTTTAAAGGCGTTGAATTATTGGGCGAACGCTTTACCGACATGAGCGCACCTTACAATGCCGAAATCAATTCAAAATTCAAATCCATAGCAAAAGCCCACAACATGACATTACACGAAGGGGTTTATGCCAGCGTCGTTGGTCCGCAATTAGAAACCCGTGCAGAATACCGCATGTTAAAAATTATGGGAGCCGATGCGGTGGGGATGAGTACCGTACCCGAAATTATTGTCGCCAATCATTTAAAATTAAAAGTGGCTGCGGTGTCAGTTTTGACCGATGAATGCGACCCAAACAACTTAAAACCTGTTGATATTGCCGAAATTATCGCCATGGCAGGAAAAGCAGAACCCAACATGATTACATTATTTAAAGAATTGATAAAGACATTATAG
- a CDS encoding arsenosugar biosynthesis-associated peroxidase-like protein codes for MQKTYYDPADLKKFGKISEWNEELGAKFFDYYGKVFEEGALTEREKSLIALAVSHTIQCPYCIDAYTGDGLQRGITKEEMMEALHVAAAIRGGASLVHGVQMMNKVNKLDM; via the coding sequence ATGCAAAAAACATATTACGACCCAGCCGATTTAAAAAAGTTTGGAAAAATCTCTGAATGGAATGAAGAATTAGGCGCAAAATTTTTCGATTACTACGGAAAGGTTTTTGAAGAAGGCGCACTGACAGAAAGAGAAAAATCGTTAATAGCCTTGGCTGTATCGCATACCATCCAATGTCCCTATTGCATTGATGCCTATACGGGGGATGGATTACAACGAGGTATTACCAAAGAAGAAATGATGGAAGCACTGCATGTTGCCGCAGCGATTCGTGGTGGTGCATCGTTAGTACACGGTGTTCAAATGATGAATAAAGTGAACAAGTTAGACATGTAA